The following proteins come from a genomic window of Limnohabitans sp. 103DPR2:
- a CDS encoding phosphotransferase — MSQFDHFVGTRPVTGTHAFDVPALEAWLQANMPGFQGPLTVEMFKGGQSNPTYKLLTPACSYVMRAKPGPVAKLLPSAHAIEREFAVMKGLAGTAVPVAKMHVLCEDEAIIGRAFYVMEFVAGRVLWDQSLPGMTNAQRGEIYDEMNRVIAALHTVKFADQGLANYGKPGSYIERQIGRWSKQYVASVTQAIPEMDKLMAWLPANIPSSAKDESLVSIVHGDYRLDNLMFHPTEPKVLAVLDWELSTLGHPLADFSYHCMAWHIKPGSFRGIGGLDHKALGIPDEAEYIKRYCERTGFTTPEKLATDWNFYMAYNLFRIAAILQGIAKRVEDGTASSEQAKASGAGAKPMAEMAWHFASQV; from the coding sequence ATGAGCCAGTTTGATCATTTCGTGGGCACCCGCCCCGTCACCGGCACACACGCCTTTGATGTGCCAGCACTTGAGGCATGGCTCCAAGCCAACATGCCTGGATTTCAAGGCCCCTTAACAGTTGAAATGTTCAAAGGTGGCCAATCCAATCCCACCTACAAACTGCTCACACCCGCATGTTCGTATGTCATGCGCGCAAAGCCTGGCCCTGTTGCCAAACTTCTGCCTTCAGCACACGCGATTGAGCGCGAATTTGCGGTCATGAAAGGTTTGGCCGGAACAGCCGTGCCAGTTGCCAAAATGCATGTGCTTTGTGAAGACGAGGCCATCATTGGCCGCGCTTTTTATGTCATGGAATTTGTGGCGGGTCGCGTGTTGTGGGATCAATCTTTGCCCGGCATGACCAACGCACAGCGTGGCGAAATTTACGACGAAATGAACCGCGTCATTGCTGCGCTGCACACCGTGAAGTTTGCGGACCAAGGCTTGGCCAACTATGGCAAACCTGGCAGTTACATCGAGCGCCAAATTGGACGCTGGAGCAAACAATACGTCGCCTCGGTCACGCAAGCCATTCCTGAAATGGACAAATTGATGGCTTGGTTACCCGCCAACATTCCAAGCAGCGCCAAAGATGAATCCTTGGTCAGCATCGTTCATGGCGACTACCGCTTAGACAATCTGATGTTCCATCCCACCGAGCCCAAAGTGTTAGCGGTGTTGGATTGGGAACTGTCAACACTGGGGCACCCATTGGCCGACTTCAGCTATCACTGCATGGCATGGCACATCAAGCCAGGCTCATTCCGTGGCATTGGCGGCTTGGATCACAAAGCCTTGGGTATTCCTGATGAAGCCGAGTACATCAAACGCTACTGCGAGCGCACTGGTTTTACCACCCCTGAAAAGTTGGCCACAGACTGGAACTTTTACATGGCCTACAACCTCTTCCGCATCGCCGCCATTTTGCAAGGCATTGCCAAACGCGTGGAAGACGGAACGGCATCGAGTGAACAAGCAAAAGCTTCGGGCGCTGGCGCCAAACCCATGGCGGAAATGGCGTGGCACTTCGCCAGCCAAGTCTGA
- a CDS encoding branched-chain amino acid ABC transporter permease, translating into MSNSHAPLETLPRSLNILLGAALLALAAFPFVGSDYYLQMVTRMMILAIFAMSLDLLQGVTGLVSLGHAAYFGVAGYALAFITPPGEPIALWVAMPVAIGASALLALIIGFLVVRTHGIYFIMVTMAFAQMVFYAFFDNKALGGSDGLYINFKPDAMLFDLENKTIFYFFTLALMVLVYVFLRRLLWSPFGRALAGIRVNEHRMRALGYGTFSHKLAAFTLAGALAGLAGFLWGAQSGYVNPELMGFHMSAHVIMMVILGGMGNFAGAIVGAFSFEYLLHVFKDLPEFGGFNLGKHWQLWMGLFIVALVVLAPRGILGLFATLFKGKEQAHD; encoded by the coding sequence ATGAGCAACTCACACGCTCCACTTGAAACACTGCCACGCAGTTTGAACATCTTGCTAGGTGCCGCGCTGTTGGCCCTGGCGGCATTTCCATTTGTAGGCTCTGACTATTACTTGCAAATGGTCACGCGCATGATGATCTTGGCCATCTTTGCCATGAGCCTTGATTTGCTGCAAGGCGTCACTGGATTGGTCTCTCTGGGACACGCCGCCTACTTTGGTGTGGCAGGTTATGCACTGGCCTTCATCACGCCGCCTGGAGAGCCTATTGCCTTGTGGGTGGCGATGCCGGTGGCCATTGGTGCATCGGCCTTGCTGGCGCTGATCATCGGTTTTCTGGTGGTCCGAACCCATGGCATTTATTTCATCATGGTCACCATGGCCTTTGCGCAAATGGTGTTCTACGCCTTCTTTGACAACAAGGCTTTGGGCGGCTCGGATGGTTTGTACATCAACTTCAAACCAGATGCCATGCTGTTTGATTTAGAGAACAAAACCATTTTTTACTTTTTCACACTGGCACTCATGGTCTTGGTCTATGTTTTCTTAAGACGCCTGTTGTGGAGTCCTTTCGGCCGTGCGCTGGCAGGCATCCGCGTGAACGAGCACCGCATGCGCGCCTTGGGCTATGGCACCTTCAGCCATAAATTGGCCGCGTTCACCTTGGCGGGCGCACTGGCTGGCTTGGCAGGCTTTTTATGGGGTGCACAGTCGGGCTACGTCAATCCTGAACTGATGGGTTTTCACATGAGTGCGCACGTCATCATGATGGTGATCTTAGGCGGCATGGGCAACTTTGCAGGCGCCATTGTGGGCGCTTTCTCGTTCGAGTATTTGTTGCATGTGTTCAAGGACTTGCCTGAGTTTGGCGGTTTTAACTTGGGCAAACATTGGCAACTTTGGATGGGCCTTTTCATTGTGGCACTGGTGGTATTGGCGCCCCGCGGTATTTTGGGATTGTTTGCCACCTTGTTCAAAGGCAAGGAGCAAGCTCATGACTGA
- a CDS encoding acyl-CoA dehydrogenase family protein, whose product MQFEYSDKVKTMQARLLAFMDEHIYPNEARFFKEIEDNRAKGNAWVPTKIVEELKPKAQAAGLWNLFLPKSPRAPQGLSNLEYAPLCEIMGRVPFAAEIFNCSAPDTGNMETLERYASEELKDIWLEPLLRGEIRSAFLMTEPEVASSDATNIQCEIRREGDEYVINGRKWWSSGAGDPRCAVYIVMGKTNPDAGRHEQQSMIVVPANSPGITVVRALSVFGYDDAPHGHMEVVLKNVRVPASNLLLGEGRGFEIAQGRLGPGRIHHCMRTIGIAERALELMCKRLNSRVAFGREVARQTVWQERIAESRCMIEQARLLTLKAAYMMDTVGNKVAKAEIAMIKIVAPQMACQIIDWSIQAHGGGGVSQDFPLAYAYAHQRTLRLADGPDEVHRNSLAKLELAKHLLMPGEVEMPVTRGS is encoded by the coding sequence ATGCAATTCGAATACTCAGACAAAGTCAAAACCATGCAAGCACGCTTGCTGGCTTTCATGGACGAGCACATCTATCCCAACGAGGCACGTTTCTTTAAGGAGATTGAGGACAACCGCGCCAAAGGCAATGCATGGGTTCCTACCAAAATTGTGGAAGAACTCAAACCCAAAGCTCAGGCTGCAGGATTGTGGAACTTGTTTTTGCCCAAGTCGCCTCGTGCACCTCAAGGCCTGTCCAACTTGGAATACGCGCCCTTGTGCGAGATCATGGGTCGTGTGCCATTTGCTGCAGAAATTTTCAATTGCTCTGCACCCGATACGGGCAACATGGAAACGCTGGAGCGTTATGCCAGCGAAGAACTTAAAGACATTTGGCTTGAGCCCTTGTTGCGCGGCGAAATTCGTTCCGCCTTCTTGATGACAGAACCTGAAGTGGCCTCGTCGGATGCCACCAACATTCAATGTGAAATTCGCCGTGAGGGTGATGAGTACGTGATCAACGGTCGCAAGTGGTGGTCGTCTGGTGCGGGAGACCCACGTTGCGCCGTTTACATCGTCATGGGCAAAACAAATCCGGATGCAGGTCGTCACGAACAACAGTCCATGATTGTGGTGCCCGCCAATTCGCCTGGCATTACCGTGGTCCGTGCCTTGTCGGTGTTTGGTTACGACGATGCACCCCACGGTCACATGGAAGTGGTCTTGAAAAACGTGCGTGTACCAGCCAGTAACTTGCTGCTCGGCGAAGGTCGTGGTTTTGAAATTGCCCAAGGCCGCTTAGGCCCTGGACGCATTCACCACTGCATGCGCACCATCGGCATTGCCGAGCGCGCCTTGGAGTTGATGTGCAAGCGCCTTAACTCACGTGTAGCGTTTGGTCGCGAAGTCGCACGCCAAACAGTGTGGCAAGAACGCATTGCAGAATCACGCTGCATGATTGAACAAGCGCGCTTGCTCACGCTCAAAGCGGCTTACATGATGGACACGGTCGGCAACAAAGTGGCCAAGGCTGAAATCGCCATGATCAAAATTGTGGCACCTCAAATGGCTTGCCAAATCATCGACTGGTCGATTCAAGCGCACGGCGGCGGCGGTGTTTCACAAGACTTCCCCTTGGCTTATGCCTATGCGCACCAGCGTACTTTGCGTTTGGCCGATGGTCCGGACGAAGTGCACCGCAACTCTTTGGCCAAGCTCGAATTGGCCAAACACTTGCTGATGCCGGGCGAAGTTGAAATGCCTGTCACACGCGGCAGCTGA
- the lexA gene encoding transcriptional repressor LexA, producing MIDQPKLTARQQQILELIQKTIAETGAPPTRAEIAQVLGFKSANAAEEHLQALARKGAIDLVSGTSRGIRLKGNSRDSLRNSGDLFSLPLPGFAQLALPLIGRVAAGSPILAQEHVDRTYHVETHLFQEQPDYLLRVRGMSMRDAGIMDGDLLAVKATKEVRNGQIVVARLGEEVTVKRLRRQSDRIELLPENPDYPIILVQPGEPFDIEGLAVGLIRNTLLM from the coding sequence ATGATCGATCAACCCAAGCTCACAGCCCGTCAGCAACAAATTTTGGAGCTCATCCAAAAAACCATCGCTGAAACTGGCGCACCGCCAACACGCGCAGAAATTGCACAGGTATTGGGTTTCAAATCTGCCAATGCAGCCGAAGAACACCTGCAAGCTTTGGCACGCAAAGGCGCCATCGATTTGGTCAGCGGTACATCCCGCGGTATTCGTCTCAAAGGCAACTCACGAGACAGCCTGCGCAACTCTGGCGACCTGTTCAGCCTGCCATTGCCAGGTTTTGCCCAATTGGCATTGCCACTCATTGGACGTGTTGCTGCCGGCTCACCTATTTTGGCCCAAGAACATGTCGATCGCACCTATCACGTCGAAACTCACCTGTTCCAAGAGCAACCCGATTATTTGCTTCGTGTTCGTGGCATGTCCATGCGCGATGCAGGCATCATGGACGGCGACTTGCTGGCCGTGAAAGCCACCAAAGAGGTACGAAATGGCCAAATTGTGGTTGCACGACTTGGTGAAGAAGTCACCGTCAAGCGCTTGCGTCGCCAATCCGATCGCATTGAACTGCTGCCCGAAAACCCCGACTACCCCATCATTTTGGTTCAACCTGGCGAACCCTTTGACATCGAAGGTTTGGCTGTGGGTCTCATCCGCAACACGCTGCTGATGTAA
- a CDS encoding 3-hydroxyacyl-CoA dehydrogenase, with product MTIAFNQVAVIGAGAMGRGIAQIAAQAGSQVWLYDTQADAIQKAKEAVFQVWESLATKGRLDADTVNAYKSRLNGASTLNDLKSCELVVEAIVERLDIKKSLFVELENLLPETAVLVTNTSSLSVTAIAAALKRPANFAGYHFFNPVPLMKVVEVIAGLKTNPAVCERLTEFATQMGHTPVQANDTPGFIVNHAGRGYGTEALRIVSEGVADFATIDRILKDQVGFKLGPFELFDLTALDVSHPVMESIYNQYYQEPRYRPSVITAQRLAGGVVGKKVGEGFYTYVEGKPVIAPEPPVPEVKEFPPVWVSPRASRRLELLQLLKDLGATIETGASPSPQALTLVAPLGFDVTTVAVVERLDPARTVGIDMLFDDAATKRRVLATNPATRSDMRDAAHALFAKDGKAVSVVRDSGGFITQRVVANIVNIAADMCQQRVCTPQDLDIAVTLGLGYPVGPLALGNKLGPTNVLEVLFNLQTVYGDPRYRPSPWLRRRGAIGLSLLQTED from the coding sequence ATGACCATCGCATTCAATCAAGTGGCCGTCATTGGCGCAGGCGCTATGGGCCGCGGCATTGCTCAAATTGCCGCACAAGCAGGTAGCCAAGTCTGGCTTTATGACACGCAAGCAGACGCCATTCAAAAAGCCAAAGAAGCCGTCTTCCAAGTCTGGGAATCACTGGCCACCAAAGGGCGACTGGATGCAGACACCGTCAATGCCTACAAATCACGTTTAAACGGTGCCAGCACCCTGAATGATTTGAAGTCGTGTGAGTTGGTTGTTGAAGCCATCGTTGAACGCTTAGACATCAAAAAATCATTGTTCGTTGAACTTGAAAACTTGTTGCCTGAGACGGCTGTACTGGTCACCAACACCTCTTCACTGTCCGTCACCGCCATTGCAGCAGCCTTAAAGCGACCAGCCAATTTTGCGGGTTATCACTTCTTCAATCCTGTTCCCTTGATGAAGGTTGTGGAAGTCATCGCAGGTTTGAAAACCAACCCAGCAGTTTGCGAACGTCTCACTGAATTTGCAACGCAAATGGGCCACACACCCGTCCAAGCGAATGACACGCCTGGTTTCATCGTCAACCATGCGGGCCGTGGTTACGGCACTGAAGCGCTGCGCATTGTGTCCGAGGGCGTGGCCGATTTCGCCACCATCGATCGAATTTTGAAAGACCAAGTCGGCTTCAAATTAGGCCCCTTCGAACTGTTCGATCTAACGGCATTGGATGTCTCACATCCTGTTATGGAATCCATCTACAACCAGTACTACCAAGAACCACGCTACAGACCCAGCGTCATCACAGCCCAGCGTCTTGCAGGCGGTGTCGTTGGCAAAAAAGTAGGTGAAGGTTTTTACACTTATGTAGAAGGCAAGCCCGTGATTGCGCCCGAGCCGCCAGTACCCGAGGTTAAAGAATTCCCACCTGTCTGGGTTTCGCCTCGCGCCTCCAGAAGGCTTGAGCTTCTTCAGCTGTTGAAGGACTTGGGTGCCACCATTGAAACAGGGGCATCGCCTTCTCCACAAGCGCTGACGCTGGTAGCGCCATTGGGCTTTGATGTCACCACTGTGGCTGTGGTTGAGCGTTTGGACCCTGCCCGCACGGTTGGCATCGACATGTTGTTTGACGATGCAGCCACCAAGCGCCGCGTCTTGGCCACCAATCCTGCCACACGCAGCGACATGCGCGACGCAGCCCATGCCTTGTTTGCCAAGGATGGCAAAGCTGTCAGTGTGGTTCGCGACAGCGGTGGCTTCATCACGCAACGTGTGGTGGCCAATATTGTGAACATTGCAGCCGACATGTGCCAACAACGCGTGTGCACGCCGCAAGACTTGGACATTGCAGTCACCTTAGGTCTGGGCTACCCTGTCGGCCCACTTGCCCTGGGTAACAAGCTAGGCCCCACCAATGTTTTAGAAGTGCTGTTCAACCTGCAAACCGTCTATGGCGACCCACGTTATCGCCCGAGTCCATGGTTGCGTCGCCGTGGTGCCATTGGTTTGTCTCTTTTGCAAACCGAGGACTGA
- a CDS encoding ABC transporter substrate-binding protein — protein sequence MTNSPSRRLVLTRSAALVGAASSGLLLPEWALAQSGKIRVGLMLPYSGAFAPLGVAIENGVRMAINEQGGKLAGREIEWFKVDDESEPSKGIENANKLVQRDKVDVLIGTVHSGVQMGIQKVARDSGVLTLIPNAGVHAATRALCAPNVFRTSFSNSQPTLALGQAMVAKGHKKAVWITWKYAAGDEAYEGFKESYTKAGGTIVKELGLPFPNVEFQALLTEIAALKPDAVACFFAGPSGAKFMKDFAAAGLKGKIALYGSGFLTEGVLEAAGPAADGVMTTLHYSDSLDTPRNNKFRLEYAKAFKMQPDVYAVQGYDTGLLLLQGANAVKGDLSKKSELYKAMEGAVIDSPRGKWTMSKSHNPVQDIYLRVAEKGENKVIGVAAKALADPGTGCRMG from the coding sequence ATGACTAATTCCCCCTCACGTCGCCTGGTTTTAACGCGCAGTGCCGCTTTGGTTGGTGCTGCCAGTTCTGGTTTGTTGTTGCCTGAATGGGCGCTGGCCCAGTCCGGCAAAATTCGCGTTGGCTTGATGTTGCCGTATTCAGGCGCCTTCGCTCCCTTGGGCGTGGCCATTGAAAATGGTGTGCGCATGGCCATCAATGAGCAAGGCGGCAAATTGGCAGGTCGAGAAATCGAATGGTTCAAAGTTGACGATGAATCAGAACCTTCCAAAGGCATTGAAAACGCCAACAAATTGGTTCAGCGCGACAAAGTGGATGTGTTGATCGGCACGGTTCACTCTGGCGTTCAGATGGGCATCCAAAAAGTTGCACGCGACTCTGGCGTGCTGACCCTCATTCCCAACGCAGGTGTCCATGCTGCTACGCGTGCTTTGTGCGCACCCAATGTGTTCCGCACCAGTTTTTCTAACAGCCAACCCACATTGGCTTTGGGTCAAGCCATGGTCGCCAAAGGTCACAAGAAGGCTGTTTGGATCACTTGGAAATACGCAGCGGGCGATGAAGCCTATGAAGGCTTCAAAGAGAGCTACACCAAAGCAGGCGGCACCATCGTCAAAGAGTTGGGCTTGCCCTTCCCCAACGTTGAATTCCAGGCCTTGCTGACCGAAATTGCGGCCCTCAAACCTGATGCAGTCGCTTGCTTCTTTGCGGGTCCTTCTGGCGCAAAGTTCATGAAAGACTTTGCAGCAGCTGGCCTCAAAGGCAAGATCGCTTTGTACGGTTCTGGCTTCTTGACAGAAGGCGTACTGGAAGCCGCTGGCCCCGCAGCAGATGGAGTCATGACCACGCTGCATTACAGCGACTCATTGGACACACCTCGCAACAACAAGTTCCGCTTGGAATACGCCAAAGCCTTCAAAATGCAACCTGACGTGTATGCCGTTCAGGGTTACGACACTGGCTTGTTATTGCTCCAAGGCGCCAACGCTGTCAAAGGCGATTTGTCCAAGAAATCGGAGCTCTACAAAGCCATGGAAGGCGCTGTGATTGACAGCCCACGTGGCAAGTGGACCATGAGTAAATCCCACAACCCCGTGCAAGACATCTACTTGCGTGTGGCGGAAAAAGGCGAAAACAAAGTGATCGGCGTTGCAGCCAAAGCCTTGGCCGATCCTGGTACAGGCTGCCGAATGGGCTAA
- a CDS encoding branched-chain amino acid ABC transporter permease, protein MDFVNFLIQLLNSVQYGLLLFMLAAGLTLIFGIMGVVNLAHGSFYMLGAYLAYSLAALTQSLTMAILLGTLLSVLFGLILEWLLFRHFYKRDHLDQVLLTFGLIYIFEEMRSILWGDDVHGVTIPDVLSASIPLTDTLSYPVYRLFMSGVCLILALGLYLLISKTRLGMKIRAGAFNHEMTEALGVNIKLIHALVFALGVGLATIAGMVAAPVSSVYPNMGSQVLIMCFVVVVIGGIGSVKGALIAALLVGLVDTFGKVLLPQVSGMLVYVLMALVLLYKPEGLFKN, encoded by the coding sequence ATGGATTTCGTCAATTTCCTCATCCAATTGCTGAACAGTGTTCAGTATGGGTTGTTGCTGTTCATGTTGGCTGCTGGCCTCACGCTGATCTTTGGCATCATGGGCGTGGTCAATTTGGCCCATGGCAGCTTCTACATGCTAGGCGCCTATCTCGCGTATTCTCTGGCCGCTCTGACACAAAGCTTGACGATGGCCATCTTGTTGGGCACCCTGCTGTCCGTGCTGTTTGGTTTGATATTGGAGTGGCTGCTGTTCAGACACTTTTACAAACGAGACCACCTTGACCAAGTGCTGCTGACCTTTGGCTTGATCTACATTTTTGAAGAAATGCGTTCCATTTTGTGGGGCGACGATGTGCATGGTGTCACCATTCCCGATGTCTTAAGCGCTTCGATTCCTCTCACAGACACTTTGTCGTATCCCGTTTATCGCTTGTTCATGTCGGGCGTTTGTTTGATCTTGGCTTTGGGCCTTTACTTGCTCATTTCAAAAACACGCCTCGGCATGAAAATTCGTGCGGGCGCTTTTAATCATGAAATGACTGAAGCACTGGGCGTCAACATCAAACTGATTCATGCTCTGGTATTCGCGCTCGGTGTTGGCCTGGCCACCATTGCGGGCATGGTGGCAGCGCCTGTCTCCAGCGTCTACCCCAACATGGGCTCGCAAGTTCTGATCATGTGTTTTGTGGTGGTGGTGATTGGCGGCATTGGCTCTGTCAAAGGCGCACTGATTGCTGCCTTGTTGGTGGGATTGGTGGACACATTTGGCAAAGTGTTGTTGCCCCAAGTTTCTGGCATGTTGGTCTACGTGCTGATGGCCCTTGTTTTACTTTACAAGCCTGAAGGCTTGTTCAAGAACTAA
- a CDS encoding Crp/Fnr family transcriptional regulator, translating into MDEPILTMEERESINAGRWFSTLSPSLRHDILRCAYVKRYKDGELIAARGEPPEQWIACAKGAVRVSSTSVSGKLITLTYVEPGIWFGDVSIFDGDRRTHDAYAHGETTTLNVAKADFKKILSSHVELYDAMLRLHARRIRQLFGLVEDLNTLPLRARLAKQLNHLLRSYGVPSLSDAKAIRISLQLAQEELAQLLGASRQRVNQELKQMEREHVIKIEPGGLTVLDREALLKIVDSDD; encoded by the coding sequence ATGGACGAACCCATTCTTACGATGGAGGAAAGAGAATCAATCAACGCAGGACGTTGGTTTTCTACCCTTTCACCTTCACTCCGACACGACATTCTTCGATGTGCCTACGTCAAGCGTTACAAAGACGGCGAACTGATTGCAGCCCGCGGCGAGCCGCCGGAGCAATGGATCGCGTGCGCCAAGGGCGCCGTGCGCGTCAGTTCCACATCGGTCTCGGGCAAACTGATCACCCTCACCTACGTCGAGCCAGGCATTTGGTTTGGCGACGTGTCAATATTCGATGGCGACAGACGCACGCACGATGCGTATGCTCACGGAGAGACCACCACGCTCAACGTAGCCAAAGCGGATTTCAAAAAAATTCTCTCCTCGCATGTAGAGCTTTACGACGCCATGCTTCGACTGCACGCTCGGCGCATTCGCCAGCTGTTTGGCTTGGTCGAAGACTTGAACACCTTGCCATTGCGCGCGCGACTGGCCAAACAATTGAACCACTTGCTGCGCAGCTACGGTGTGCCCAGCCTGTCGGATGCCAAAGCCATTCGCATCAGCTTGCAATTGGCGCAAGAAGAATTGGCGCAACTGCTGGGCGCATCACGTCAGCGCGTCAACCAAGAGCTCAAGCAAATGGAGCGCGAACATGTCATCAAAATCGAGCCTGGTGGCCTGACGGTTCTCGACAGAGAAGCACTTCTGAAAATCGTGGATTCGGACGACTGA
- a CDS encoding oxepin-CoA hydrolase, alternative type, whose protein sequence is MSAQLLSTSEGATLILTLSNPEHRNALGPEMYAAGVEALSVAESSSEVKSVVITGDGGLFSAGGNLQRLNDNRQKPPEHQAQSIEGLHNWIEAIRTFPKPVIAAVEGPAAGAGFSLALACDMIVAARNSIFVMAYSNIALSPDGGGTWSLSRVMPRQLATELLMLGDRVGAERLHELGVVNKLCEPGQALGTALTMASKLNQRAPNALASIKELLNEADGSSLNHQLAQERDHFVKNLHHANAGIGISAFLNKETPRYE, encoded by the coding sequence ATGTCAGCACAACTGCTCAGCACCAGCGAAGGCGCCACACTCATTTTGACCCTCAGCAATCCTGAACACAGGAATGCACTGGGCCCAGAAATGTATGCAGCCGGCGTCGAAGCGCTTAGCGTGGCCGAGTCCAGCTCAGAGGTCAAGAGTGTGGTGATCACGGGTGACGGTGGTTTGTTCAGTGCCGGTGGCAATTTGCAGCGCCTGAACGACAACCGTCAAAAACCGCCAGAGCACCAAGCCCAAAGCATTGAGGGTTTGCACAACTGGATTGAAGCCATTCGCACTTTTCCCAAACCCGTCATTGCGGCCGTTGAAGGACCCGCTGCTGGCGCTGGTTTTTCATTGGCATTGGCCTGCGACATGATTGTGGCAGCACGCAACAGCATTTTTGTCATGGCCTACAGCAACATCGCTTTGTCGCCGGATGGCGGCGGTACATGGAGCTTGTCGCGCGTCATGCCCCGTCAATTGGCCACAGAGCTCTTGATGTTGGGTGATCGAGTGGGCGCCGAGCGGTTACACGAATTAGGCGTTGTGAACAAATTGTGCGAGCCTGGGCAAGCCTTGGGCACAGCACTCACCATGGCCAGCAAGTTGAACCAGCGTGCACCCAATGCATTGGCCAGCATCAAAGAACTGTTAAACGAAGCGGATGGTTCAAGCTTGAACCACCAATTGGCCCAAGAACGTGATCATTTCGTTAAAAATTTGCACCATGCCAACGCTGGCATCGGCATTTCAGCCTTTTTGAACAAAGAAACACCGCGCTACGAATAA
- a CDS encoding D-2-hydroxyacid dehydrogenase family protein, with protein sequence MNIVILDDYQDVVRKLDCASKLDAYSAKVYTNTVKGLGQLSVRLKDADILVLIRERTHLSRQLIEKLPRLKLISQTGHAGSHIDLEACTERGIAVAQGTGSPYAPAELTWALIMAAARRLPQYIGNLKHGAWQQSGLKSASMPVNFGMGTVLRGRTMGIWGYGKIGQLVAGYAKAFGMQVVVWGSEASREKAAQHGYIPATTREAFFEQSDVISLHLRLNDATRGIVTLDDLSRMKTSAMIVNTSRAELIEPDALISSLNRGRPGLAAIDVFEHEPILQGHALLRLENCICTPHIGYVEKDNYELYFGAAFDNVVNFIKGTPTNIVNPGALQVRR encoded by the coding sequence ATGAACATTGTGATCCTTGACGACTACCAAGATGTCGTCCGAAAACTAGATTGCGCGTCCAAATTGGATGCCTACAGCGCCAAGGTCTATACCAACACCGTCAAGGGTTTGGGCCAATTGTCTGTGCGACTTAAAGACGCAGACATTCTGGTTTTGATTCGCGAACGCACACACCTCAGCAGACAACTGATTGAAAAGTTGCCTCGACTTAAACTCATTTCACAGACTGGCCATGCAGGCTCTCACATTGATTTAGAAGCTTGCACCGAGCGAGGCATTGCTGTGGCCCAAGGCACCGGATCACCTTACGCACCGGCCGAGCTCACATGGGCACTGATCATGGCTGCGGCACGCAGATTGCCGCAATACATTGGCAACCTCAAACATGGTGCTTGGCAACAATCAGGCCTCAAGTCTGCATCCATGCCTGTCAATTTTGGAATGGGAACGGTTTTGCGCGGCCGCACCATGGGCATCTGGGGCTACGGCAAGATTGGCCAGCTGGTCGCAGGTTACGCCAAGGCCTTTGGCATGCAAGTTGTAGTTTGGGGAAGTGAAGCCTCAAGGGAAAAAGCAGCACAGCACGGCTACATTCCAGCCACCACACGTGAAGCCTTTTTTGAACAAAGTGATGTGATCTCTTTGCATTTGCGTTTGAACGATGCCACACGCGGCATCGTCACGCTCGACGACTTGTCACGCATGAAGACCAGCGCCATGATTGTGAATACATCGCGCGCAGAACTGATTGAACCCGATGCACTCATCAGTTCACTCAACCGTGGTCGTCCTGGCTTGGCTGCCATTGATGTCTTTGAACATGAACCCATCTTGCAGGGTCATGCTTTGCTGCGTCTCGAGAATTGCATCTGTACACCTCACATTGGCTACGTCGAAAAAGACAATTACGAGTTGTACTTTGGTGCAGCGTTTGACAACGTCGTGAACTTCATCAAAGGCACACCGACCAATATCGTCAATCCCGGCGCACTTCAAGTTCGTCGCTGA